A stretch of Myxococcus virescens DNA encodes these proteins:
- the rplV gene encoding 50S ribosomal protein L22 yields the protein MESTAHLRFLRMSPRKISTVAELVRGKPVEAALNILKFTKRAAAKPVEKLIKSAVANATDKSKGQVDVDTLYVKTISVDQGPTQRRFMPRAMGRATPIKKKTAHVHVVLAEAKK from the coding sequence ATGGAGTCGACTGCACATCTGCGTTTCCTGCGCATGAGCCCCCGCAAGATTTCCACTGTTGCGGAGCTCGTCCGGGGCAAGCCTGTTGAGGCGGCCCTCAACATCCTGAAGTTCACCAAGCGCGCCGCGGCCAAGCCGGTGGAGAAGCTCATCAAGAGCGCCGTGGCCAACGCGACTGACAAGTCCAAGGGCCAGGTCGACGTGGACACGCTCTACGTGAAGACCATCTCCGTGGACCAGGGTCCCACCCAGCGCCGGTTCATGCCGCGCGCCATGGGCCGGGCCACCCCCATCAAGAAGAAGACGGCCCACGTCCACGTGGTGCTCGCCGAGGCGAAGAAGTAG
- the rplB gene encoding 50S ribosomal protein L2: MGIKKYKPTSAARRLMTVSDFADITKDSPEKSLTEPLKRSGGRNVHGHITRRHQGGGHKRRYRVIDFKRRDKDGVPAKVVAVEYDPNRTANIALLHYADGEKRYILAPVGLSVGDTVFAGEGADIRPGNSLPLQNIPVGTVIHNVELKPGRGAQVIRSAGTSGQLMAKEDRYAQVRMPSGTVRKVLIECRATVGQVGNIEHEIIRIGKAGKSRWLGIRPTVRGLAMNPVDHPHGGGEGKSGQGNPHPVSPWGKKTKGLTTRTNKRTDKFIVSGRRQGARSQ, translated from the coding sequence ATGGGCATCAAGAAGTACAAGCCGACTAGCGCCGCCCGCCGTCTGATGACGGTGTCCGACTTCGCGGACATCACCAAGGACTCGCCCGAGAAGAGCCTCACCGAGCCGCTCAAGCGCTCCGGTGGTCGCAACGTCCACGGGCACATCACCCGCCGGCACCAGGGTGGCGGCCACAAGCGCCGCTACCGCGTCATCGACTTCAAGCGCCGGGACAAGGATGGCGTCCCCGCGAAGGTCGTGGCCGTCGAGTACGACCCCAACCGCACCGCCAACATCGCCCTGCTGCACTACGCGGACGGCGAGAAGCGCTACATCCTCGCTCCGGTAGGTCTGAGCGTGGGTGACACGGTGTTCGCCGGCGAAGGCGCGGACATCCGGCCTGGCAACAGCCTGCCGCTGCAGAACATCCCGGTGGGTACGGTCATCCACAACGTGGAGCTGAAGCCGGGCCGTGGCGCCCAGGTCATCCGCTCCGCCGGCACGTCCGGACAGCTGATGGCGAAGGAGGACCGTTACGCGCAGGTGCGTATGCCCTCCGGCACCGTCCGCAAGGTCCTCATCGAGTGCCGCGCCACCGTGGGCCAGGTCGGCAACATCGAGCACGAAATCATCCGTATCGGCAAGGCGGGTAAGAGCCGCTGGCTGGGCATTCGTCCCACCGTCCGCGGTCTGGCGATGAACCCGGTCGACCACCCGCACGGCGGTGGTGAAGGCAAGTCCGGTCAGGGTAACCCGCACCCTGTGTCCCCCTGGGGCAAGAAGACCAAGGGTCTCACCACGCGCACTAACAAGCGCACTGACAAGTTCATCGTGTCCGGCCGCCGCCAGGGCGCGCGCAGCCAGTAA
- the rpsS gene encoding 30S ribosomal protein S19, translated as MARSIKKGPFVDDFLVKKIEDMIKTNKKAVVKTWSRRSTILPEFVGHTFAVHNGKKFIPVFVTENMVGHKLGEFAPTRTFGGHSAEKKVAKAPGK; from the coding sequence ATGGCTCGTTCGATCAAGAAGGGTCCGTTCGTCGACGACTTCCTCGTGAAGAAGATCGAGGACATGATCAAGACGAACAAGAAGGCCGTCGTAAAGACGTGGTCCCGCCGCTCCACGATTCTTCCGGAGTTCGTGGGTCACACCTTCGCGGTGCACAACGGGAAGAAGTTCATCCCGGTGTTCGTCACGGAGAACATGGTTGGCCACAAGCTCGGCGAGTTCGCCCCGACGCGTACGTTCGGTGGCCACTCGGCGGAGAAGAAGGTCGCCAAGGCCCCGGGCAAGTAG
- the rpmC gene encoding 50S ribosomal protein L29: protein MESEMATAKELKELSADDLKQRAAELRETLFQDQLKRRTGSLDNPAERTQHRRDLARVLTVLTQKTKA from the coding sequence ATGGAGAGTGAAATGGCGACTGCGAAGGAATTGAAGGAACTGTCGGCGGACGACCTGAAGCAGCGCGCGGCGGAGCTGCGCGAGACGCTGTTCCAGGACCAGCTGAAGCGGCGGACCGGTTCGCTGGACAACCCGGCCGAGCGCACCCAGCACCGACGGGACCTGGCGCGGGTTCTGACCGTGCTGACCCAGAAGACGAAGGCTTAA
- a CDS encoding 50S ribosomal protein L23 codes for MNLNDVIKGPLITEKLDKAREKFRQYSFIVDRKATKHDVARAVETLFKVTVEGVNTNIVRGKIKRVGRSIGKRPNFKKAVVTLKQGDSIELFEGGAA; via the coding sequence ATGAATCTGAACGACGTCATCAAGGGCCCGCTCATCACCGAGAAGCTGGACAAGGCCCGCGAGAAGTTCCGCCAGTACTCGTTCATCGTCGACCGCAAGGCGACGAAGCACGACGTCGCCCGGGCGGTGGAGACGCTCTTCAAGGTCACCGTCGAGGGCGTGAACACCAACATCGTCCGCGGCAAGATCAAGCGGGTGGGTCGTAGCATCGGCAAGCGGCCCAACTTCAAGAAGGCGGTTGTGACGCTGAAGCAGGGCGACTCGATCGAACTCTTCGAGGGAGGGGCGGCCTGA
- the rpsC gene encoding 30S ribosomal protein S3, translating into MGQKVHPIGFRLGVIKTWDSKWFEHKNYAQWLHEDIRIREFVKKSLNHAGVSKVEIERAANKVKVNVHTARPGIVIGKRGAGIETVKKDLQQFTKNEVFLNIVEVRKAETDAQLVAENIATQLERRIAFRRAMKKALQTAMKFGAKGIRVACSGRLGGAEMARYEWYREGRVPLHTLRADIDYGFAEAKTTYGKIGCKVWVCKGEVLPGKGGQAPMPSNR; encoded by the coding sequence TTGGGACAGAAAGTTCATCCGATCGGGTTCCGGCTTGGTGTCATCAAGACCTGGGACTCCAAGTGGTTCGAGCACAAGAACTACGCGCAGTGGCTCCACGAGGACATCCGCATCCGCGAGTTCGTGAAGAAGTCGCTGAACCACGCGGGCGTGTCGAAGGTGGAGATCGAGCGCGCGGCCAACAAGGTCAAGGTCAACGTCCACACTGCGCGGCCGGGCATCGTCATCGGCAAGCGCGGCGCGGGCATTGAGACGGTGAAGAAGGACCTCCAGCAGTTCACGAAGAACGAGGTCTTCCTCAACATCGTCGAGGTCCGCAAGGCTGAGACCGACGCGCAGCTGGTGGCGGAGAACATCGCCACGCAGCTCGAGCGCCGCATCGCGTTCCGCCGGGCCATGAAGAAGGCCCTGCAGACGGCGATGAAGTTCGGTGCCAAGGGCATCCGCGTGGCCTGCTCGGGCCGCCTCGGTGGCGCGGAGATGGCGCGCTACGAGTGGTACCGCGAGGGTCGCGTGCCCCTGCACACCCTGCGCGCGGACATTGACTACGGTTTCGCCGAGGCGAAGACGACCTACGGCAAGATCGGCTGCAAGGTCTGGGTCTGCAAGGGCGAGGTCCTCCCGGGCAAGGGTGGCCAGGCCCCCATGCCCTCCAACCGGTAA
- the rplD gene encoding 50S ribosomal protein L4 yields MAKFDVVDLDLKKVSEIELSDDVFGTEPNAHLFYEVAKMQQINRRRGTVGVKNTSLVSGGGKKPWKQKGTGRARQGSIRASHWVGGGKAMAPKARDYFYRPPRKVRRGALKSALSLRAQEKTLIILDGFSLDAPKSKQAFEVLTKRLKLQNALVIDDKGNTNLHRSVRNLAKFDVLPPEGLNLEAVLRHSHLVLTSAAAKTLEGALS; encoded by the coding sequence TCCGACGATGTCTTCGGCACCGAGCCGAACGCCCACCTGTTTTACGAGGTGGCGAAGATGCAGCAGATCAACCGGCGCCGCGGCACGGTCGGGGTGAAGAACACCTCGCTGGTCAGCGGCGGCGGCAAGAAGCCCTGGAAGCAGAAGGGCACCGGCCGCGCTCGTCAGGGCTCCATCCGCGCTTCCCACTGGGTGGGCGGCGGTAAGGCGATGGCTCCCAAGGCGCGCGACTACTTCTACCGCCCGCCCCGCAAGGTGCGCCGCGGCGCCCTGAAGTCCGCGCTGTCCCTGCGGGCCCAGGAGAAGACGCTCATCATCCTGGACGGCTTCTCCCTGGATGCTCCGAAGAGCAAGCAGGCCTTCGAGGTCCTCACCAAGCGTCTGAAGCTCCAGAACGCCCTGGTGATTGACGACAAGGGCAACACCAACCTGCACCGCAGCGTGCGCAACCTGGCGAAGTTCGACGTGCTGCCGCCCGAGGGCCTGAACCTCGAGGCCGTTCTCCGGCACTCGCACCTCGTCCTCACGTCCGCGGCCGCGAAGACCCTCGAGGGGGCGCTGTCATGA
- the rplP gene encoding 50S ribosomal protein L16, which produces MLQPARTKYRKMHKGRMPGSAHRGSDMTYGEYGLMSLQPGWITSRQIEAARIAMTRHVKRGGKIWIRIFPDKPITKKPAETRMGTGKGGVEYYVAVVKPGRILYEMEGMTPEVATGALKLAQAKLPVLTKIVKRADLSL; this is translated from the coding sequence ATGCTTCAGCCTGCTCGTACGAAGTACCGCAAGATGCACAAGGGCCGCATGCCTGGCAGTGCCCACCGGGGTAGCGACATGACCTACGGTGAGTACGGTCTGATGAGCCTCCAGCCGGGGTGGATCACCTCCCGGCAGATCGAGGCGGCTCGTATCGCGATGACGCGTCACGTGAAGCGTGGCGGCAAGATCTGGATCCGTATCTTCCCGGACAAGCCCATCACCAAGAAGCCCGCTGAGACCCGTATGGGTACCGGTAAGGGTGGCGTGGAGTACTACGTCGCGGTGGTGAAGCCCGGCCGCATCCTCTACGAGATGGAGGGTATGACGCCGGAAGTGGCCACCGGGGCGCTGAAGCTGGCGCAGGCGAAGCTGCCGGTGCTCACGAAGATCGTGAAGCGGGCGGACCTGAGCCTCTAA